From a single Endozoicomonas euniceicola genomic region:
- a CDS encoding SoxR reducing system RseC family protein has protein sequence MIEEQGRVVTVEEDAVWVETIRKTTCSSCSAKNGCGQHLAEKYKSSKTHSYIRAVNETGSIIKEHDEVVIGIPEDSLMKASMVVYMLPLLSMMAGLWLGSFLDLGDPVTVLLALSGLAAGFVPVRMLGQKAGELCRVQVLKVTPRLLDEPELVPMRPWVA, from the coding sequence ATGATCGAAGAACAGGGGCGGGTGGTAACCGTAGAAGAGGATGCGGTCTGGGTTGAAACCATTCGCAAGACAACCTGCTCCAGCTGTAGTGCCAAAAACGGTTGTGGGCAGCATCTGGCAGAAAAATACAAAAGCAGTAAAACGCACTCCTATATCCGGGCTGTCAACGAAACTGGCTCAATCATCAAGGAACATGATGAAGTTGTCATTGGTATTCCTGAAGATTCTCTGATGAAGGCATCCATGGTCGTTTATATGCTGCCACTGTTAAGCATGATGGCCGGTTTATGGCTGGGCAGTTTTCTGGATCTGGGAGACCCGGTGACGGTACTGCTGGCACTGTCAGGACTGGCCGCAGGTTTTGTGCCTGTGCGAATGCTTGGGCAGAAAGCAGGCGAGTTGTGTCGGGTCCAGGTGTTGAAGGTGACCCCCAGGCTGCTGGACGAGCCGGAACTGGTGCCTATGCGGCCCTGGGTAGCATGA